The Microbacterium sulfonylureivorans region ATCGCGCGCCCCTCATCCCGCGCCCGCGCCTTCGCGCTCGACGCCGCCCTCGTGGTCACCGGCGCCGCCTTCGTCGCCCTGCTCGCGCAGGCGTCGATCCCGCTGTGGCCCGTGCCGATCACCGGCCAGACACTCGGTGTGATCGTCGTCGGGGCCGCTCTCGGCTCGCGCCGCGGAGCGGCGGCGCTCATCACCTACCTGCTGGTCGGACTCGCCGGGCTCCCGGTGTTCGCAGACTTCACCGGCTCGATCGCCGCCGTCGCCAAGCCCAGCTTCGGCTTCGTGATCGGGTTCGTCTTCTCCGCGTTCGTCGCGGGATGGTTCGCCGAGCGCGCATGGGACCGTCGCCCGGCTCTCGCCTTCGTCGGTTTCGCCGCCGCCAGCGTCGTGCCGTTCCTGTTCGGCATCCCGTACATGGCGTTCATCCTGAACGTCGTGATGGGCCTCGACTACTCGTTCCTCGGCCTCCTCGAGGTCGGTCTTCTGCCCTTCATCGTCGGCGGTCTCATCAAGGCGGCCCTGGCCGCCCTGATCATCCCCGGAGCGTGGGCCCTCGTGCGTCGCGCGGACGCCACGAAGGAGTGAGCGGATGCCTCGGCACGAGGCATCCGAGACGACGAAAGCCCCGGCCGAGCGACCGGGGCTTTCGCGTGCGTTCCGGGGATCAGCCCTGGGCGACCGCCGTGGCCGTGGCGAGCTGGTCGACGATGTCGGACAGGATCCACGGGAGCGTGAGCGCGGTCGGCGAGATCGCCGCGACGTTCTCCTCGCCCACGATCGCGCCCACCGCGCCTGCGGCGACGCCCGGGATCAGCTGGGTGCGGTCGGAGGTCAGGAACGTGTCCAGCGCCGCTTCGGTGTCGACCTGGGTGAAGATCACCTCGGCGTCGATCTGGTCGAGGTTCTCGCTCGACACGGTGGTGTAGAACGTCGACTCGCCGGTGTCGAGGGCGGTCACCGACTCGGCGGTGACGAAGCCGAGGTCCTCGAGGATCTCCACGCGCGGGTCGGCCGGAAGGTACAGGTAGAACGTGTCGACGTCGTCGGCGGCGTAGGCGATCGACGTGCCCTCGAATTCGGGGTGGGCCGCGGCGGCGTCGGCCACCTGGGCTTCGAGGCCGGCGACGAGCTCCTCCGCCTCGGACGAGAGACCGAGCGCCTTGCCGGTGTCGGTGATGACGTCGCGCCACGGCGTCGACCACAGAGCCTCCTCCGGCGCCACGACGGGGATGCCGGCGCCGGTCACGGCGTCGTACTCCTCCTGGGTGAGGCCCGAGTACGACGCGATCAGCACGTCGGGATCGGTCGCGAGCAGCTCCTCCACCGAGAGCTCGAAGCTGGAGTTGTCGAGCAGCACGGGCTCCTCGCCGCCGAGGTCGGCGATCGCCTCCTCGACCCACGGCGTGATGAGGTTGTCGCCGCCGCCGTACTCGGACGAGGCCATCGCCACCGGCACGATCCCGAGGGCGAGGACGGCGTCGGTCGCGCCCCAGCCCCACGTCGCGATGCGCTCGGGGGTCTCTTCGATCGTCGTCTCGCCGTAGATGTGCTCGAACGTGACGGGGAAGCTCTCGGACGAGCCGGAGCCCGCGTCGGCGGTGCCGGACGTCTCGGGCGCGGCGGACCCGGCACAGCCGGAGAGCGCCAGGCCACCGGCCACTGCGAGTGCCACGAGCGCACCGAGGCGGGGGTTCAGTACGGACATACGGGGACTTTCCTTTCGGTCGCGTCAGGCCTCGTCCGCAGCGGCGTGGG contains the following coding sequences:
- a CDS encoding ABC transporter substrate-binding protein — its product is MSVLNPRLGALVALAVAGGLALSGCAGSAAPETSGTADAGSGSSESFPVTFEHIYGETTIEETPERIATWGWGATDAVLALGIVPVAMASSEYGGGDNLITPWVEEAIADLGGEEPVLLDNSSFELSVEELLATDPDVLIASYSGLTQEEYDAVTGAGIPVVAPEEALWSTPWRDVITDTGKALGLSSEAEELVAGLEAQVADAAAAHPEFEGTSIAYAADDVDTFYLYLPADPRVEILEDLGFVTAESVTALDTGESTFYTTVSSENLDQIDAEVIFTQVDTEAALDTFLTSDRTQLIPGVAAGAVGAIVGEENVAAISPTALTLPWILSDIVDQLATATAVAQG
- a CDS encoding biotin transporter BioY, which gives rise to MSAIAAAPSSRRVLADVIARPSSRARAFALDAALVVTGAAFVALLAQASIPLWPVPITGQTLGVIVVGAALGSRRGAAALITYLLVGLAGLPVFADFTGSIAAVAKPSFGFVIGFVFSAFVAGWFAERAWDRRPALAFVGFAAASVVPFLFGIPYMAFILNVVMGLDYSFLGLLEVGLLPFIVGGLIKAALAALIIPGAWALVRRADATKE